Sequence from the Helianthus annuus cultivar XRQ/B chromosome 13, HanXRQr2.0-SUNRISE, whole genome shotgun sequence genome:
ggcctacttctccattcaaaatcacaaactttttgtaacaaaacatgttatatcatggttatacctaataatgcacatgtgcattttgaatattggtaatgtaaaaagtagtgtattacagatGGTAtggtaaattaaagtgcaattgtctattactgataacgtattacggaatttgttgaagtaacgatacatatgcacatgtgcatggataaatgttactcgaaaaaaaaggttttttttgtgtaactaaatatagcgatttttgttaaaaaaatatcaaaaaaaaaaaaaaaatttgagtgcttttttgactttttttagattttattttgtattcacattggttctcgcgttTCTCGCAATAatggtggttctcaaatgaaccttaccttatatatatatatatatatatatatatatatatatatatatatatatatatataggataaggatcattacagaacactaattattgcgagaacaaaaagaacaattctaaatcactaaattttgggatttaaggttcatatttcttaaattttatgttttttacattcattagtgtattatatatacataaaaaaattatttatttttcccTACACATAGTCTACATGCATTTAAGTAATTTAGTCTACACATAACCTAaatgtgtgtaggttatttaaaaactgaatatttttcatattttgttttaaattctagtgtgagaaacaataaatattacatttataacattttcatttactttttaggtttatCGGACTGAAAatgagtgattcattttgttctgcgtgttctcgcaatatttaatgttctgcatagaaccttcccctatatatatatatatatatatataggggaaagataaatcgaaaacccatgtgagttgagaaaacccaaataaaccctatgtaacatttttgtttttttctaaaaaaaataggaaatgtaatataaatgtacacggacctatttataaaaaaaaaatgaaaaaaaagcttactatttttttaaaaaaaatgttgaaaatttatatgttacatttttttggacatacatattatgtaacctgaaattttgtaacattttttaaaaaaaaactaattggtgtttttttgtgtttctttttttaaaatgttcaaatatatgtatattacatttcctattttttttagaaatgtatcttgagtttacatggtttttttacaaaggttttctgagttttctcaactcaagtgggttttcgatttatccttcccctatatatatatatatatatatatatatatatatatatataattggctacaaagtccatttttcttacaaagtgtacaaagtcataaaacaccacaatttcagccataaaacacactcacaacccacaaataacaaagtggagattactaaaactccatatttattgggtttgtgttgtgttttggatgataaggttTTTATTTTCGTATAACTAACATTAATGTgctttatgttgattatcatgttgtgttttatacacattgttctacgatggtgtgtttgaagtttttatggacttttagggtttggatattgtgttttagtgatctttactctgttatttgtgggttttaagtgtgttttatggttaaaattgtggtgttttacgactttgtacactttgtagaaaaaatagactttgtagtggaactccaccctatatatatgcACGTGTGTGtgacaaaattaactaaataaaagaaattaaaaagagtttgagtaaattgccaaaatcgtttCTGTGGtttatatttgtcagtttcatccaaatatccttcgacttgaaaaaataaactaagttagtgatttggatgaaaatagcaaaaagttacaaacgtggggggcaaaatggtacaaaagtgtcattctGGACGAAAAGGACaaatgtgcccaaacctcagggacgattttggcaattaactctagattttatgttaattaagaaatataataaaaaagatgaaaataaaaaaaaaaaagatttcaaaaaaattgatttaaacttaaataaaattaggtgttagtacccgaaggtgttacattgataaaattaaaaagaatggaagggtattttatttgataattttggtgttagtacccaaaggtgttacaaaattgaaactatAAAACCTAAACATGTAAACAAAAGTTAGTACTTAAAGGCGAAACTAGGTATAAACCACAGACCCGTGTTTGTGTAATTACAAACTCCACAATAAACAAAAGGTGTGAAGGACCCAAAATTCAGTTCGTGCGGAACAGAAACACTGAGCTTGAGAGACAAGACGAAAGAGCTTAAGAACAGAATTTGGGAAGCTAGCTTACGAGTTTTCTTCATTAAGTTTCGGTTTTCGATGCGGAATTGCAACCCCTTTTGTCTCATTCATATCTCCACGTGTAAATGTTAGATAGTTGTAAATGAAGAAAGTTGACATCTCCCTTACTTGAGCACTGGGTGACTGCAACATGTCGATTAGTGGCCCAACAGCACCTTTTTGAACTATGTCAATCTGCAAAAAATAATTGTTAAGAGTTGGTAATAGACATTTTAAGACCATGATTAGAAACGAACATAATAAATGAACTAACGTTTCTCTCAACCTTGCAATCTGTATCACCATTGGCAAACTGTCCAAGCAATAAAGCCGCTTCACGTTGGCTCTCTGAACAACTTGAGCTGTTGatcataaaaaaaaatgaaaatctaAGAATGCTTaaagagtttgaatttgaaggtaataaaaaaaataatcaagTATATGTGTGTTTGTTAATTGAAAGGTAAAGTATTCAAGTACTAATACTTTTTTTTGAAATGCAAATATGAACTTACTATGTATATCAATATTGATTGTTATAACTGATCTGCTCAAATTAAGAAGTAAGCAATTTCATATAAAAGAGTTCAATGTTTCAAGTTATGTATATCAATATTGATTGAAAGACCACGTGTAACATGCTTGATCAGAAGAAGCTAGCAAACTTATATTTTAACACAAAGGAAAACGGGCTAGAAAATGACCCAACTTAGAAAGAGTATAACTTGGGCCCACACCTTCAGTTGTAGCCCAATTTATACCCTTTTTAGATGGGTTATTTTCTAGCCTGTTTACTTTTAAGTACGAGTCTATTGCTGCTACTCGCCTTATTTTTTagaaaagtttaaggtatatttcTGCCTATAATGCTCTAGGGACATATGGAAAGTGTGTAATTTAGGTATGCATTGTTGAATATTTGTTGCTCAAAATGAGCGAAATATCGTCCATGTAACGATAGATAATATCATTCTACTTTTAGCAAAATAACAATTAACATGCTTTCCATACTGACTTTAACAACAATGAATATATAAAATTTCCATCTGAGtgaacattttttttattaatttagtGATGgctgttttattttcttttatggGATTCATAAATGTTAGATAGTGGTAAATGGCAATTCGTATTGTAAGTTATAATTCAAATGGGCCATGGGCGGTTTTCGAGGGCTTAGCCCAACCAAACATCGAGTCTCTTGAGTCCAAAAGCCCAGCCCACTAACAACCCAGCAACATTACCCAACGACCATGAAGAATCTCAACCGTCACAAGCTTTTGAAACCATGTTTCACTTTCACTCTTTGCAACAGACAGTTATTCTCGTTGTTTCAACCCCACAACAACAACTCTTTCTGAAGTTATCTATCCACCCACTGCATTTCAGAACAACAATCGACTGTAAGTATACAAATTTTTATTTGAGTACCAACTGTTCGATAAAATGCCTCAATGAAAGTCTCTTTACCATTTCCCATCTTTCTGATGAATCAATTTGCACATATATGATTTGTATATTTTTGTATGTATCACTATCAACATACCCACGAAAAGTATTCATTTTCAGTTAACTGTAATCATGTAAAGCAtaccataatttttttttttgttgaatttgATTTTATTATAGTATTTGGTTTGTTTCAGAGTTATGTATTTAAGTTGATCATGTTTAGTATTTGTGCCTATATGGAAAGTGTGTAATTTAGGTATGCATTGTCAATACCTGGTGAAGTTTATGTGATAATATGTTGGTCCAGGCCCTTTATATTGTATCATTGATGGTGCACATAAcctgtttgttaaaatgcctaagtgaggttTCTGCCTTGCTTCTTCTTGCATAGTTTAAATAAAGTACTACTGGTCAAAGCTTACTGGATGTTATTTAATTGATTCATGTGTTCGGGTAATTTGATTTGTAGAAGCACCAATGCAGAGAGGATTAGAAAATCGCCACACTAAGTTATTAGATGAACAGTTTTAACTTCGGCTATCAAAACTTTTATAGATGAACACTTCAAGGATTGTGTATTTGCAGGTTGACAATGGTCAGTTTCGTTAGAATATGTTTTATTGATAGGGGCGTAGATTCCTCAACCATACGAACCTTAACAGCAGCTGTTACAATATTTAGACGTTATCATTTCAACAAGAGCCAAACTCCCAAAATTCCTGACCCATTTGCTTCGGTTCAGAGCACTGGCCGAAACATTGTGGCGGTTTTCTGGGACTTGGACAACAAACCTCCAAGATCAGTATCTCCATTTGATGCTGCTATTAGACTGAAAAAGGCTGCTGAATCATTCGGGGCTGTTCGGTACAAGATAGCTTATGCTAATCAACATTCCTTTGATTATGTTCCTACTGAGATTAAGGAACACAGGCGAGATAGGAGAAAATTAAACCAGCTGGAAAATAAGGGTGTTGTAAAACCGGTAGAACCCTATATATGTCGTGTTTGTGGGAGGAAGTTCTATACGAATGAAAAGCTTATTAACCATTTTAAGCAAATCCACGAGCGTGAGCACCAGAAGCGAGTGAGCCAGATTGAATCCGCTAAAGGTAGTCAAAGGGTAAAATTAGTGGGAAAATACTCTATGAAAATGGAAAAGTATAAAAACGCTGCTAGAGATATTTTAACTCCAAAAGTCGGGTATGGATTGGGAGATGAGTTAAAACGGGCAGGGTATTGTGTTAGTGTCGTTTCGAATAAACCGCAAGCTGCAGATGTTGCATTGAGAAACCACATGGTGGATATGATGGATAGACGGCAGATGGAGTGTTTGATACTTGTGTCGGATGATTCTGATTTTGTGGAGGTTTTAAAGGAGGCGAGATTGAGATGCTTGAAAACAGTGGTTGTGGGTGATATCAACAATGGGGCTCTTAAGAGGGTTTCGGATGCTGCCTTTTCATGGGAAGAGATAATTATGGGAAAGGCTAAAAAGGAAGCGGTATCTGTTGTGGGGCGGTGGAAAGATAGAGATATTTTGAAAAGGTTGGAGTGGACATATAATCATGAACGGGAGAGGAAGTTATACGGTTCATGTTCTGAGGATGATGATCAAAATGATGATATGAATGCCAGTAACTTAGTTTCTGATGAAGTTAAAACGGATCAAAGTCGTGCGTGGTGGAAACTTGAGTCTGATTCGGACTCTGCTGTGTCTTCCTAATTGGTGGAAACTTTTTTCTTTTGTGAAGTTATTAGCTTTATAATCGGTGATCAATATGTGACCGATATAACCACGAGAAGCTAAATAGATACTGAATGTTTTCAACAATGATTTCATAGACTTAAAATCATAGCCTAGAGGGATTTTATTAGTACCACCAAGACATTATGCGTAAAAAGAAATCAACTTGTGAAAAATTCCATGCTGACATGTCAACTCTTGTGTCATATCGCGGGTTTGTGTTGATGTTTTGGATGTAGCTATAGCTGGTTCACTTCTTATCTGTGGATCATTGGTTTAGATTCCGAACTGTTCATATTGTGCACTTGTGCAGTATACGATCTTTTTTGTTGATCCATATATTTTAGTTTCTAGTTCACTTGTAATCtattgaaattttgttttttgTTCTTTTTGTTTTATGAGCCATATGCATTTTGTGGACTCCAAAGTATATATATCCAAAGCCCATGTGTGATATGCTTACGAGGTCATGCAAGCTGTTTGGTTTTGGGGCGCTGCTCACTAAACATGACCTGTTCACATCTGCGCTCGTTGCCATGCCTTGTTCGATATGTTGGGACTACATAGACTTCTTTTTATTGTTTCCTTCAGTGTTATATTTAAGCAGATAAGCCTGAAAAAGCAAAGCCTTTTTGTCAACCGAACATGACCTGTTCACACCCGTGCTAGTAGCCTTGTTCGATGTGTGACGAAAGAGATGAAAAATGATCAAGGACAAAGTGATAGAATACAATTGGTGATTATGAAAGGAGAAGCAAAAAGAGCCCATTTTTTATAGAGAAACCGGTTTTTATGTCTCTGAATCTTAAAAATCTTACATTAGATCCTGCTTTTTGAATCCAAGCTTGTTGCCCATCTactttctgttttgatgtaacttggcaAGGGAAAATTtcgataaaaaaaaattgtgagatATAACTCTTATTTTGTAGTATTGTACATACGGTCCGTTTATATTATATACATGCACATACATAATCGATTTTATCATATAATAAATAAACATCTTTGTATCATGTAAACAAACACTTATTAGTATCATAAATATTTTGACCTTATTTTGGATAGATATAAGGTGTATTCCATAAAGGCAAAATCATGTCGACAATTTAGCAAATTCCTCACATGGGTCACACACAAGGCAACAAACGACCCATGATTCCAGATTAACCAATTTTCCACCCAAATTTTGTTTCGTTTTCTAAACTGACAATATAACTTGTACAAGTGGATATAATTACATCCGAAATTTGGAATCTTTTCAATTTTAGAATCATAGCATATCATTAGAGCCATCTATCAAAAACAAGATAAAATTGGATGATATGTTGTATAATGTTTTAAACGTGTCATTTTATAATTCACGTAAAGGTGTAGgtccctaaatcggaggatcgattttcactaccgaatccttgtttataacaaacacggtaacgggtgcggaatccccgtgacggtgcaaaccaaacaaagtgtaaaataagaacacgtaaccaaaagattcaatatctattgattagggatgagtacaacccgaaacatatacaaacaatgtttacagagtttcactaagtctcacaggtctctcatcatgtttcacacagaaactgagaggggtatttatactagaCACAGACACAGACTTGACGAAACACAAATAACTCTCGGCGAAACACACAAAGTcaacgaaacagaagtgtttcgtcgacAATCACTTCACATTTAGTTCTGTTTCGTCATTTCTAATTTGAGCCCAAATGAAAGACAAAGGCCCAAGACAAGTTTTGGCCCCACATGATTTGGAATTACGGCCCAGAACATGATTCTCATTAAATCTTTCATTTAGTCAACATAGGACAAAGGTTgtgacatcaccatgacatcacaatgatgatgtcatggtgatgtgtaaACGGGAATGGGTCCGCGGCTCTCCGtacttcgcgtgtcgaactctggagcgcacgacggaggaatgttgTGACGTcaggcttgagccggacctaaccgtgtcgaaaccaagtcgtaccgagccgagtcgaaccgagccgagtcgcgtccacacaaagtgtatcaacaaactcccccttggacgctactcgtgatggttcgtcttctgtgatGGTTCGTCTTCCGTGTCTTTCATGtcagaggatcttcaaagtcttcacgcttCGTAAGCAggaagtgtatcaacaaactccccatttcatttaggaagtgtgttaacaaactcccccttagaatgaactctccattgagtcatgctcgtgaatcttttgatcgttaattcttcagatccttgtggtgttgatgaagggtcatcggcaactcgatcatctttatcctttgagtgccttcacgtcgtgtcttcattccaaagcttgtcatcaaacatgttctcctcgcctttagcatctgcacatgcaagaaatctaaacacataatgagaacaaccgcttggaatatagtttccataaacaaacgacacaagTGTGACCATTTTACAATCAAACACCaaccgacaacagtttgaaagtttagaaaatgttcaattttagtcctttaactttcaaaactcgTTAACTTTGACcatttatgaagatgcaattgttttccggctttcgatcaggattttgggtaggatagactcgagttccaacatcggtcaatcaaaaataaactagaagcaaaatctttttggattttataaagtttatattaaaacacacctaaaatctttttggaatttcatttttcaaatgtaaagatgGAAAACAATAAATATACACAAAGATGCAAAAAACTAAAAGCAATAAATAAATACTTACAGatattctttttgcgagtttcgagggtaagagaatcatatcagtgtacggtcacgtcAAAACaatcttgttgttcaattagttaacatttagataagcatcctatagcgattatcggtattgttgtccacataagctcaacaaATCAGATGTagtcatggcgaggggatacgattaggtatgatttatacttaccgaccggtgttcatccacacacgacacattcccgtatcaagatatgcacgagggttcatcttaccggtgagtataccgtttatcatctgtttgaccgtatatgatgtgagattctcacttattttgattgaaaacaagccctgtgtgataaaatcacttattgatgaggaacttgattttcgatgcatgagggcacaggagcaagtccgtgaacaggtcagtactttcgtacagcagagagacgaacttgactcccggataaatgtgatatattatcacttatttgtttggacatgtgattgtttatcacttattgaggtcgtatgcagtatgtacacgtatgtatagtatcatggaagatctagatgataagcagcataaagaccgaatatctcagaacctcggcaatctctcaaacgaaatttcggtaccaagaccatatgccaatgagtggttcccacacagtcttcagtcgattaaggtttatatcaccctgcacactttaaaatgattgtgagcctaccgatacatcttatatagagctgcttaccatttttcatttaaggtttaaagagatttcgacagaccactgatgtactatcatattctctttttctcgccaggaaactcatttttgattttctattgtttttgtgtttttgaaattcttcgatgtttttggatttttaaaattttggatttactccccctaaaatcaacaaactaagataaatttaaaagacacaaagattTTTACCAAAACGATTTCCCGATGatggttaactcatgttttacctcaatgtcgtttaccaaaattaattttaatcagaaatgatttatcgaattttggaaaaaatgagttggcacgtcggtaagcggtgtggaccatgacaa
This genomic interval carries:
- the LOC110898701 gene encoding uncharacterized protein LOC110898701; this encodes MVSFVRICFIDRGVDSSTIRTLTAAVTIFRRYHFNKSQTPKIPDPFASVQSTGRNIVAVFWDLDNKPPRSVSPFDAAIRLKKAAESFGAVRYKIAYANQHSFDYVPTEIKEHRRDRRKLNQLENKGVVKPVEPYICRVCGRKFYTNEKLINHFKQIHEREHQKRVSQIESAKGSQRVKLVGKYSMKMEKYKNAARDILTPKVGYGLGDELKRAGYCVSVVSNKPQAADVALRNHMVDMMDRRQMECLILVSDDSDFVEVLKEARLRCLKTVVVGDINNGALKRVSDAAFSWEEIIMGKAKKEAVSVVGRWKDRDILKRLEWTYNHERERKLYGSCSEDDDQNDDMNASNLVSDEVKTDQSRAWWKLESDSDSAVSS